The following are from one region of the Nicotiana tabacum cultivar K326 chromosome 3, ASM71507v2, whole genome shotgun sequence genome:
- the LOC142178458 gene encoding secreted RxLR effector protein 78-like yields MNTAMNETLLCFIPKCPQASMIKNYRPICLCNTVYKTMTKIIVNRIKFYLPYIIGPNQASFLSNRKALDNASIVQEYITHFGKMEGKSSNMILKIDLEKAFDRLEWSFIKQTPHAFKFPNTITNLIMSCVSSSTISVIVNGEKTNPFMSTRGIKQGDPLSLYLFILCMEKLSKDIGRNVL; encoded by the coding sequence ATGAACACAGCCATGAATGAAACCCTCTTGTGCTTCATCCCCAAATGTCCCCAAGCTTCAATGATCAAGAATTACAGGCCCATATGTTTATGTAATACAGTCTACAAGACAATGACCAAAATCATTGTCAATAGAATCAAGTTTTACCTTCCTTACATCATTGGCCCCAACCAGGCTAGCTTCCTCTCCAACAGGAAAGCCTTAGACAATGCCAGCATAGTCCAAGAATACATCACCCACTTTGGAAAAATGGAAGGCAAATCCTCTAACATGATTCTTAAGATTGATCTGGAAAAGGCTTTTGACAGACTAGAATGGTCTTTTATCAAGCAAACCCCCCATGCTTTCAAATTCCCAAATACCATCACCAATCTCATCATGTCATGTGTCAGTTCCTCCACCATCTCTGTCATTGTTAATGGAGAGAAAACAAACCCATTTATGTCTACTAGGGGCATCAAACAGGGTGACCCTCTTTCCCTATATCTGTTTATTCTGTGTATGGAAAAACTCTCCAAAGACATTGGCAGAAATGTCCTTTAG